A stretch of Methylogaea oryzae DNA encodes these proteins:
- the moeA gene encoding molybdopterin molybdotransferase MoeA: MSLDACVTAETGLLSLQEALGRILADIDPLPRRENLPLKAALGRVLAEDVPSPLDLPPFANSAMDGYALRAADTAEGRSRLALVGVSWAGRPFQGAVAAGQCVRIFTGAALPEGADTVVMQEDVTAEEGGVFLQGPLKAGKNVRRAGEELRAGDIALAAGKRLGPADIALLASLGRREAAVRARPRVAFFSTGDELRGVGDPLAPGQIYDSNRYALDGLLREAGAEAIDLGVAADDPAALKALLLQASAQADLVISSGGVSVGEADFVTGALAEVGRIRLWKMAVKPGKPIAFGRIGAAWFFGLPGNPVAVMVGFRQVVRPALARLAGAEPKPPLRFGARSRQAMKKSAGRLEFQRGELERDQDGQWWVSGLAAQGSHMLTGMSRADCLIVLPAECAGVAAGDLVEVEPLAW, translated from the coding sequence ATGAGCCTAGACGCCTGCGTGACGGCGGAAACCGGGCTGTTGTCCCTGCAAGAGGCCCTGGGGCGGATATTGGCGGACATCGATCCGTTGCCGCGCCGGGAAAACCTGCCGCTGAAAGCCGCTTTGGGGCGGGTGCTGGCCGAGGACGTGCCGTCCCCGCTGGATTTGCCGCCTTTCGCCAATTCCGCCATGGACGGCTATGCCCTGCGGGCCGCCGATACGGCCGAGGGCCGGAGCCGTCTGGCCTTGGTCGGCGTCAGTTGGGCGGGCCGGCCGTTTCAAGGCGCGGTGGCGGCGGGCCAGTGCGTGCGCATTTTCACCGGCGCCGCGTTGCCCGAAGGCGCCGACACGGTGGTGATGCAGGAGGACGTGACCGCCGAGGAGGGCGGCGTTTTCCTGCAAGGGCCGCTGAAAGCCGGCAAGAACGTGCGCCGGGCGGGCGAAGAGCTGCGCGCCGGCGACATCGCTCTGGCGGCCGGCAAGCGCCTGGGACCGGCCGATATCGCCTTGCTGGCCTCCCTGGGGCGGCGTGAAGCGGCGGTGCGGGCCAGGCCGCGCGTGGCGTTTTTCTCCACCGGCGACGAGTTGCGCGGCGTCGGCGACCCCTTGGCGCCGGGACAGATATACGACAGCAATCGCTACGCCTTGGACGGCCTGTTGCGCGAGGCCGGGGCCGAGGCGATCGATTTGGGCGTGGCGGCGGACGATCCAGCCGCGTTGAAAGCCTTGCTGCTGCAGGCGTCCGCCCAAGCGGACTTAGTGATCAGCTCCGGCGGCGTTTCCGTCGGCGAGGCGGATTTCGTCACCGGCGCGTTGGCGGAGGTGGGGCGGATCCGCTTGTGGAAAATGGCGGTCAAGCCGGGCAAGCCCATCGCTTTCGGCCGCATCGGCGCCGCTTGGTTTTTCGGCCTGCCGGGCAACCCGGTGGCGGTGATGGTGGGGTTTCGCCAAGTGGTGAGGCCGGCGCTGGCCCGGTTGGCAGGTGCCGAGCCCAAGCCCCCCCTGCGTTTCGGCGCGCGCAGCCGCCAGGCGATGAAAAAATCCGCCGGCCGGCTGGAGTTCCAGCGGGGAGAGCTGGAGCGCGATCAGGACGGCCAGTGGTGGGTCAGCGGCTTGGCGGCCCAAGGCTCGCACATGCTGACCGGCATGAGCCGGGCCGATTGCCTCATCGTGCTGCCGGCCGAATGCGCCGGCGTGGCCGCAGGCGATCTGGTGGAAGTGGAACCTTTGGCGTGGTAG
- a CDS encoding NAD-dependent epimerase, with translation MRVLVTGSAGFIGSALSHRLLARGDQVIGLDNVNDYYEVSLKEARLAPLKANPAFTEARMGLEQRDELNRLFEQHKPERVVNLAAQAGVRYSLKNPHAYMDSNIVGFCNILEACRYNGVEHLVYASSSSVYGANTTMPFSVHHNVDHPLSLYAASKKANELMAHTYSHLYGLPTTGLRFFTVYGPWGRPDMSPFQFARAILEDRPIDVFNYGNHQRDFTYVDDIVEGIVRVLDRVAVGNPDWDGAHPDPGTSRAPYRIYNIGCHQPVELMHFIEVLEDCLGKKAQKNFLPMQQGDVPATYADVDDLMRDTGYQPQTRIETGVANFVAWFKDYYGYK, from the coding sequence ATGCGAGTCCTAGTCACCGGCAGCGCCGGCTTTATCGGTTCCGCCCTGTCCCACCGCTTGCTGGCGCGGGGCGATCAGGTTATCGGCCTGGACAACGTCAACGACTACTACGAAGTGAGCTTGAAGGAAGCCCGTTTGGCGCCGCTCAAGGCCAATCCGGCTTTCACCGAGGCGCGCATGGGGCTGGAGCAGCGGGACGAGCTGAACCGCTTGTTCGAACAGCACAAGCCGGAGCGGGTGGTGAATCTGGCGGCCCAGGCCGGCGTGCGCTATTCCCTGAAGAATCCCCACGCCTACATGGATTCCAACATCGTCGGCTTCTGCAACATTCTGGAGGCCTGCCGCTACAACGGGGTGGAGCATTTGGTCTACGCCTCCAGCAGTTCGGTGTACGGGGCCAACACCACCATGCCGTTCTCGGTGCACCACAACGTGGACCATCCCTTGAGCCTGTACGCCGCCAGCAAGAAAGCCAACGAGCTGATGGCCCATACTTATAGCCATCTGTACGGCCTGCCCACCACCGGCCTGCGCTTCTTCACCGTTTACGGACCCTGGGGGCGGCCGGACATGAGCCCGTTCCAGTTCGCCCGCGCCATTCTGGAAGACCGTCCCATCGACGTGTTCAACTACGGCAATCACCAGCGCGACTTCACTTATGTGGACGACATCGTCGAAGGCATCGTGCGCGTGTTGGATCGCGTGGCGGTCGGCAACCCCGATTGGGACGGCGCGCACCCCGACCCAGGCACCAGCCGCGCGCCTTATCGGATTTACAACATCGGTTGCCATCAGCCCGTGGAGCTGATGCACTTTATCGAAGTGCTGGAAGACTGCCTGGGCAAGAAAGCCCAGAAGAATTTCCTGCCCATGCAGCAGGGCGACGTGCCCGCCACTTATGCCGACGTGGACGATCTGATGCGCGATACGGGCTACCAGCCGCAAACCCGCATCGAGACCGGCGTCGCCAATTTCGTCGCCTGGTTCAAGGATTACTACGGCTACAAATGA
- the galE gene encoding UDP-glucose 4-epimerase GalE — MTDNAILVTGGAGYIGSHVVKLLGEAGENVVVLDDLSTGRRDAVLYGEFVEGDVGDSRLVGELIVRHRVGAVLHFADRTIVAESVADPLKYYGNNTCKTRNLLQCCVDAGVPHFIFSSSASVYGTRDDGRAAEDSPTRPINPYGTSKLIAEWMLRDCAAAYGLGYVALRYFNVAGCDPEGRLGNNTPNATVLIKVAAEVAAGKRDKLRIFGTDYPTADGTGIRDYVHVSDLADAHIKALAYLRRGGDSTVLNVGYGSGYSVRQVVDAMERAAGLPLAVEECPRRPGDPAEVVAVADRIRGLLDWTPRYNDLDFIVRTQLAWEKRG; from the coding sequence ATGACGGATAACGCGATCCTGGTAACCGGCGGCGCCGGCTATATCGGCAGCCACGTGGTCAAGCTGCTGGGCGAGGCGGGCGAAAACGTGGTGGTGCTGGACGATTTGTCCACTGGCCGGCGCGACGCCGTGTTGTACGGCGAGTTCGTCGAAGGGGACGTGGGCGACAGCCGCCTCGTCGGCGAACTGATAGTCCGTCACCGGGTGGGGGCCGTGCTGCATTTCGCCGACCGCACCATCGTCGCCGAATCGGTGGCCGATCCCCTCAAATACTACGGCAACAACACCTGCAAAACCCGCAACCTGCTGCAATGCTGCGTGGACGCCGGCGTGCCGCACTTTATCTTTTCCTCGTCGGCGTCCGTGTACGGCACGCGCGACGACGGCCGCGCCGCCGAGGACAGCCCCACCCGCCCCATCAATCCCTACGGCACGTCCAAGCTCATCGCCGAGTGGATGCTGCGCGACTGCGCCGCCGCCTACGGCCTGGGTTACGTCGCCCTGCGTTACTTCAACGTGGCCGGTTGCGATCCCGAGGGGCGCTTGGGCAACAACACCCCCAACGCCACGGTGCTCATCAAGGTGGCGGCGGAAGTGGCCGCCGGCAAGCGCGACAAGCTGCGCATCTTCGGCACGGACTATCCCACCGCCGACGGCACCGGCATCCGCGATTACGTGCACGTGTCCGATCTGGCCGACGCTCACATCAAGGCCTTGGCCTATTTGCGCCGGGGCGGCGATTCCACCGTGCTCAACGTCGGCTACGGCAGCGGCTACAGCGTGCGGCAGGTGGTGGACGCCATGGAACGGGCCGCAGGCCTGCCCTTGGCGGTGGAGGAATGCCCGCGCCGTCCCGGCGATCCAGCGGAAGTGGTGGCCGTGGCCGACCGCATTCGCGGCCTGCTAGACTGGACGCCGCGTTACAACGACCTGGACTTTATCGTGCGCACCCAGTTGGCTTGGGAAAAGCGCGGCTAG
- a CDS encoding transglycosylase SLT domain-containing protein: MESRPPKTAARPAPRKPPADQPQAKRPAKPRTKRIKPAPPPPVPLRHRALALGVELIALSAAALVAIIAVLGRSANGFAGTDFGSSLLPFAGAVFALVVVGAGLLWLWLRLRRWLTARFVPGAALLALGIALAAGWFALQDEYGRDLGNFRTLVGGMQEAERVTLAHQVYASYRRSDLSQAQRLLERARPYLPPVQEAAGAYGIDTDVLMGVGATESSFLPRDSKDGGRGLFQITAPPKAAVELAKERLGVEQLDLNDPRHNAHVAAATLRHYFAEMRGDLFLGLLAYNIGPKNGGLLSIMKQYGARDFATIQPYLQNLPRDYPIRVLTAALAARLWRTEGALPRYEQGDNALRIQGVGIPGL; the protein is encoded by the coding sequence ATGGAAAGTCGTCCCCCGAAAACAGCCGCCCGGCCCGCACCTAGAAAGCCCCCGGCTGACCAACCCCAGGCGAAGCGTCCGGCCAAGCCGAGAACCAAGCGCATCAAGCCCGCCCCGCCGCCCCCGGTGCCGCTGCGGCACCGGGCCTTGGCTTTGGGGGTGGAACTGATCGCCCTGTCGGCGGCGGCGCTGGTGGCGATCATCGCCGTGCTGGGGCGTTCCGCAAACGGTTTCGCCGGCACCGATTTCGGCTCCAGCTTGTTGCCGTTCGCCGGCGCGGTGTTCGCACTGGTGGTGGTCGGCGCCGGCCTGTTGTGGCTATGGCTGCGCTTGCGGCGCTGGCTGACGGCGCGTTTCGTCCCCGGCGCGGCCTTGCTCGCCCTTGGCATCGCGCTGGCGGCCGGGTGGTTCGCTTTGCAGGACGAATACGGCCGCGACCTGGGCAATTTCCGCACCCTGGTCGGCGGCATGCAGGAGGCGGAGCGGGTTACGCTGGCCCACCAGGTCTATGCGTCCTACCGTCGTTCCGATTTGTCCCAGGCGCAGCGCTTGTTGGAGCGGGCGCGGCCCTATTTGCCGCCGGTGCAGGAAGCGGCCGGCGCATACGGCATCGATACGGATGTGCTGATGGGGGTGGGGGCGACGGAGTCGTCGTTTTTGCCGCGCGACAGCAAGGACGGCGGCCGCGGTTTGTTCCAGATCACGGCGCCGCCCAAGGCGGCGGTGGAACTGGCCAAGGAGCGTCTGGGAGTGGAGCAGTTGGATTTGAACGACCCGCGCCACAACGCCCACGTCGCCGCCGCCACCCTGCGCCATTATTTCGCCGAAATGCGCGGCGACCTGTTCCTGGGGTTGCTGGCCTATAACATCGGCCCGAAAAACGGTGGTTTGCTGTCCATTATGAAGCAATACGGCGCCCGCGATTTCGCCACCATCCAGCCTTATTTGCAGAACCTTCCCCGCGACTATCCCATTCGGGTGTTGACGGCGGCCCTGGCGGCCCGCCTGTGGCGCACGGAAGGCGCTTTGCCCCGTTACGAGCAGGGAGACAACGCCCTTCGTATTCAAGGCGTCGGCATTCCCGGCTTGTGA
- the mobB gene encoding molybdopterin-guanine dinucleotide biosynthesis protein B — translation MRNARVPIVGFAAHSGTGKTTLLRKLIPLLKARGLRVGLIKHSHHTADIDHPGKDSYELRHAGASPVMLCSALRRAMITERPTPRDPVLDEELAYFDQDAVDLILVEGFKHERFPKIELCRPALGRPPLYPGDDTVVAVASDGPLPAAPTVPLLDLNRPEAIADFILTRFCAL, via the coding sequence TTGAGGAACGCCCGAGTACCCATCGTCGGTTTCGCCGCCCATAGCGGCACCGGCAAAACCACCTTGCTGCGCAAGCTGATTCCGTTGCTGAAGGCCAGGGGCTTGCGGGTGGGCTTGATCAAGCACAGCCATCACACCGCCGACATCGACCATCCCGGCAAGGACAGCTATGAGCTGCGCCATGCCGGAGCCAGTCCGGTGATGCTGTGTTCGGCGCTGCGCCGGGCGATGATTACCGAGAGGCCGACGCCCAGGGATCCGGTTTTGGACGAGGAGCTGGCCTATTTCGATCAGGATGCGGTGGATTTGATCCTGGTGGAAGGCTTTAAGCACGAGCGTTTTCCCAAAATCGAGTTGTGCCGCCCGGCGCTGGGCAGGCCGCCGCTCTATCCCGGCGACGACACGGTGGTGGCGGTGGCCAGCGACGGCCCTTTGCCGGCGGCGCCGACGGTGCCGCTGTTGGACCTCAACCGGCCGGAAGCCATCGCCGACTTTATTTTGACGAGATTCTGCGCGTTATGA
- a CDS encoding PIG-L deacetylase family protein, translating into MLQRSAWLLSILFAWSACALAEPLAPLSIGSAERLLVFAPHPDDEVLGAGGIAQRVLAQGGSVRIVIATAGDGFVEAVQREARYARPSVHDYLRYGATRLTEARHAVRMLGNGRVQLDLLGFPDGGLQPLLHAHWQRERPERSNTTGVSAVPYGEAEFPNRGYNGAELAAELAHELRQIRPTLVALPDPLDSHPDHSALGLFALMALRDWLHERGHGEETPNAPRWPRLLTYLVHWPGNWPTGANAAKPLDLRATPLPLPADWPRRNRQHPCLSLQPREVEIKQAALGQYQTQQRAMGPFLAAFVRSTECVSVLTERDVEFIWEGLPRRRAVLSQYVGNAADASAPH; encoded by the coding sequence ATGCTACAACGCTCCGCTTGGCTGCTGTCCATACTCTTCGCGTGGTCCGCTTGCGCCCTGGCGGAACCGCTTGCGCCGCTGTCCATCGGCTCGGCGGAACGGCTGCTGGTCTTCGCGCCCCATCCCGACGACGAAGTGCTCGGCGCCGGCGGCATCGCGCAACGCGTCCTGGCGCAAGGCGGCAGCGTGCGCATCGTCATCGCCACCGCCGGCGACGGCTTTGTGGAAGCCGTCCAGCGTGAAGCCCGCTACGCCCGCCCCAGCGTCCACGACTACCTGCGCTACGGCGCCACGCGCCTCACCGAAGCCCGCCACGCCGTGCGCATGCTGGGCAACGGCCGCGTGCAGCTGGACTTACTGGGGTTTCCCGACGGCGGCCTGCAGCCCCTGCTGCACGCCCATTGGCAGCGGGAACGACCCGAGCGATCCAACACCACGGGCGTTTCGGCCGTGCCCTACGGGGAAGCGGAATTCCCCAACCGAGGCTACAACGGCGCCGAACTGGCTGCCGAACTGGCGCACGAGCTCAGGCAAATCCGGCCGACGCTGGTGGCCCTGCCGGACCCTTTGGACAGCCATCCCGACCATTCCGCCCTCGGCCTGTTCGCCCTGATGGCGCTGCGCGACTGGCTGCATGAGCGGGGCCATGGCGAGGAAACCCCAAACGCGCCGCGCTGGCCGCGTTTGTTGACCTACCTGGTCCACTGGCCCGGCAATTGGCCGACGGGCGCCAACGCCGCCAAACCCCTGGACCTGCGCGCAACGCCATTGCCGCTGCCCGCAGACTGGCCCAGGCGCAACCGCCAACACCCCTGCCTGAGCCTGCAACCGCGCGAAGTGGAAATCAAACAGGCGGCGTTGGGGCAATACCAAACCCAGCAACGCGCCATGGGGCCGTTTCTCGCTGCGTTCGTGCGCTCCACGGAGTGCGTGAGCGTGCTGACGGAGCGGGATGTCGAATTCATCTGGGAAGGCTTGCCGCGGCGACGCGCGGTTTTGTCCCAATACGTCGGCAACGCCGCCGACGCATCGGCGCCGCATTAA
- a CDS encoding aminotransferase class I/II-fold pyridoxal phosphate-dependent enzyme, which produces MPFPMQPADNASLITPFYVMELLARAKALENQGRDIVHMEIGEPDFSAPEAVVEAGVRAMRAGQVKYTAAAGLPELRSALARYYGEHYGVDLPERRIFIAPGASGALLLALAASLNAGDEVLLADPGYPCYRNFVRLFGAEPVSVATRASDGHRLGWPQLRAAWSGRTAGAIVASPANPTGVVLDEPTLGELCEGVAGQGGFLVSDEIYHGLEYGPRCPTALQFGSQAFVINSFSKYFCMTGWRLGWLVAPDSHVETVERLAQNLFISAPTHSQYAAVAALADPQARAELEQRRLEFQRRRDYLQQALARLGFGLSAPPEGAFYVYADCSRFTQDSDAFARDLLEQAGVAITPGRDFGETAASRHVRFAYTTSLERLEEGVKRMERYLAGVSRDSAAPGF; this is translated from the coding sequence TTATGTCATGGAATTGCTGGCCCGCGCCAAGGCGCTGGAAAACCAGGGCCGCGACATCGTTCATATGGAAATCGGCGAGCCGGATTTCTCCGCGCCGGAGGCGGTGGTGGAGGCCGGCGTCCGCGCCATGCGGGCCGGGCAGGTCAAGTATACGGCGGCGGCCGGCTTGCCCGAGCTGCGCAGCGCCTTGGCGCGTTATTACGGCGAGCATTACGGCGTAGACCTGCCGGAGCGGCGGATCTTCATCGCGCCGGGGGCTTCCGGCGCTTTGCTGCTGGCGCTGGCGGCCAGCCTCAACGCCGGCGACGAAGTGCTGTTGGCCGATCCCGGTTATCCCTGCTATCGCAACTTCGTGCGGTTGTTCGGCGCCGAGCCCGTGTCGGTCGCCACGCGGGCGTCGGACGGCCACCGCCTCGGCTGGCCGCAGCTGCGGGCTGCCTGGAGCGGCCGCACGGCCGGCGCCATCGTCGCGTCGCCGGCCAATCCCACCGGCGTCGTGTTGGACGAGCCGACCCTGGGCGAGTTGTGCGAAGGCGTGGCCGGGCAGGGCGGCTTCCTGGTGTCGGACGAGATTTACCACGGCCTGGAATACGGCCCGCGTTGTCCCACCGCCTTGCAGTTCGGCAGCCAAGCTTTTGTCATCAACAGCTTCTCCAAGTATTTCTGCATGACCGGTTGGCGGCTGGGTTGGCTGGTGGCGCCCGACAGCCACGTGGAAACGGTGGAGCGGCTGGCGCAGAATTTGTTCATTTCCGCGCCCACCCATTCCCAGTATGCGGCCGTGGCGGCGCTCGCCGATCCGCAGGCCCGAGCGGAGCTGGAGCAGCGGCGTTTGGAGTTCCAGCGGCGGCGGGATTATCTGCAGCAAGCGCTGGCTCGCCTGGGGTTCGGCCTGTCGGCGCCGCCCGAAGGGGCGTTTTACGTTTACGCCGATTGCAGCCGTTTCACCCAGGACAGCGACGCCTTCGCCCGCGACCTGTTGGAGCAGGCCGGCGTGGCGATTACGCCGGGGCGGGATTTCGGCGAGACGGCCGCGTCTCGCCATGTGCGTTTCGCCTATACGACATCGCTCGAGCGCTTGGAGGAAGGCGTAAAACGCATGGAGCGCTATCTGGCCGGCGTATCCCGGGACTCCGCCGCGCCGGGTTTTTAA